One window from the genome of Pandoraea fibrosis encodes:
- the hemB gene encoding porphobilinogen synthase, with the protein MSSYPLLRPRRMRRDDFSRRLMRENHLTCDDLIYPVFVLEGENRREAVDSMPGVERVSVDELLRVADTCVTLGVPVIALFPNIETSLKTPDGIEATNPDGLIPRAVRELKRNFPDLGVLTDVALDPYTSHGQDGVLDENGYVINDVTTRLLVKQALTQAEAGVDIVAPSDMMDGRIGAIREALESAGHIHTRIMAYAAKYASAFYGPFRDAVGSASNLGKGNKMTYQMDPANSDEALREVALDIEEGADMVMVKPGMPYLDIVRRVKDEFRFPTYAYQVSGEYAMLKAAAQNGWLDHDKVMMESLLAFKRAGADGILTYFALDAARLIRAQV; encoded by the coding sequence ATGAGTTCCTACCCCCTGCTTCGCCCGCGCCGCATGCGACGCGATGACTTCTCACGCCGTCTGATGCGTGAAAACCACCTGACTTGCGACGACCTCATCTACCCGGTATTCGTGCTCGAAGGCGAAAACCGTCGTGAGGCCGTCGATTCCATGCCCGGCGTTGAGCGTGTCTCCGTCGACGAGTTGCTCCGTGTCGCCGATACGTGCGTCACGCTCGGCGTCCCGGTGATCGCACTGTTCCCGAATATCGAGACGTCGCTGAAGACACCCGATGGCATCGAAGCGACCAACCCCGACGGCCTGATCCCGCGCGCCGTGCGCGAACTCAAGCGCAATTTCCCCGATCTTGGCGTGCTGACCGACGTGGCCCTCGACCCGTACACGAGCCACGGTCAAGATGGCGTGCTCGACGAAAACGGTTACGTCATCAACGATGTCACGACACGTCTCCTCGTGAAGCAAGCCCTCACACAAGCCGAAGCCGGCGTGGACATCGTCGCCCCTTCCGACATGATGGACGGACGCATCGGCGCCATTCGCGAAGCCCTTGAGTCGGCAGGCCACATTCATACGCGAATCATGGCGTACGCCGCGAAATACGCATCGGCGTTTTATGGCCCGTTCCGCGACGCCGTCGGCTCGGCATCGAATCTGGGCAAGGGCAACAAGATGACCTATCAGATGGACCCGGCGAACTCGGATGAAGCGCTGCGCGAAGTCGCGCTCGACATCGAGGAAGGCGCGGACATGGTGATGGTCAAGCCCGGCATGCCGTACCTCGACATCGTGCGCCGCGTGAAGGATGAGTTCCGCTTCCCCACCTACGCGTATCAAGTCAGTGGCGAGTACGCGATGCTCAAGGCTGCCGCACAGAATGGCTGGCTTGATCACGACAAGGTGATGATGGAGTCGCTGCTGGCGTTCAAGCGCGCGGGTGCAGACGGCATCCTGACATACTTCGCACTGGATGCCGCACGCCTGATTCGCGCGCAAGTCTGA
- the yihA gene encoding ribosome biogenesis GTP-binding protein YihA/YsxC has product MSLLHQARFFTTVNHLRDLPPTAVPEVAFAGRSNAGKSSALNILCNQKRLAFSSKTPGRTQHINYFEIAHLDKLYGYLVDLPGYGYAEVGGGVKVHWQQLLGDYLVQRPQLRGLVLLMDSRRPFTELDCKLIDWFKTTGRPIHVLLTKVDKLTRQEATVVLRDTQKRLAALPRTDGLPADDPDTAPQFTAQLFSSLKRIGLDEAQRVLEGWLAIPARDTAKK; this is encoded by the coding sequence ATGTCCCTACTTCATCAAGCCCGCTTCTTTACGACCGTCAATCATCTGCGCGATTTGCCGCCCACGGCTGTGCCCGAGGTCGCCTTCGCGGGACGCTCGAACGCGGGCAAGTCCAGCGCGCTCAACATCCTCTGCAACCAGAAGCGCCTGGCCTTCTCGAGCAAGACGCCGGGACGCACGCAGCACATTAATTACTTCGAGATCGCCCACCTCGATAAGCTGTACGGCTATCTCGTCGACTTGCCCGGCTACGGTTACGCCGAGGTCGGCGGTGGCGTGAAGGTCCACTGGCAGCAGCTCCTCGGCGATTATCTGGTGCAACGGCCGCAACTGCGCGGCCTCGTGCTTCTGATGGACTCGCGCCGTCCGTTCACCGAACTCGATTGCAAGTTGATCGACTGGTTCAAGACCACGGGCCGCCCGATCCATGTGCTGCTAACCAAGGTGGACAAGCTCACGCGCCAGGAAGCGACAGTCGTACTGCGCGACACGCAAAAGCGCCTGGCTGCGCTGCCCCGCACCGACGGCCTTCCGGCCGACGATCCTGACACGGCACCACAATTCACGGCGCAACTGTTCTCGTCGCTCAAGCGCATCGGCCTCGACGAAGCACAACGCGTACTCGAAGGCTGGCTCGCCATTCCTGCACGCGACACCGCCAAGAAGTGA
- a CDS encoding c-type cytochrome — MNRGVWKSLAATPLALACFLLSGAGQAAEPQTPAKPDLNRGQAIASQVCAACHAADGNSTGAAYPKLAGQHAEYLDKQLLDFKAQPGKTPARNNPIMAGMVAALSEQDMRNVSAYFASQTAKPGVARNKDTVPLGEKIYRGGLAEKGVPACASCHGPTGAGMPSQYPRLSGQWADYTAAQLVAFRDETRKNNAPMHTVASRLSDKEIKAVADYIAGLR, encoded by the coding sequence ATGAACCGAGGAGTGTGGAAGTCTCTCGCTGCAACACCGTTGGCGCTGGCATGCTTTCTACTGAGCGGTGCAGGACAAGCCGCCGAGCCTCAGACGCCTGCAAAACCAGACCTGAACCGGGGACAGGCGATTGCCAGTCAGGTCTGCGCCGCTTGCCACGCGGCAGACGGCAATAGTACCGGCGCCGCTTATCCGAAGCTCGCCGGTCAACACGCCGAGTATCTGGACAAACAGCTCCTCGATTTCAAGGCGCAACCCGGCAAAACGCCCGCGCGTAACAATCCCATCATGGCCGGCATGGTCGCGGCATTGTCCGAACAGGATATGCGCAACGTGTCCGCCTATTTCGCCTCGCAGACCGCGAAGCCGGGCGTAGCACGCAACAAGGACACGGTGCCGCTGGGCGAGAAGATTTACCGTGGCGGTCTGGCCGAGAAGGGCGTGCCTGCGTGCGCTTCCTGCCACGGGCCGACCGGTGCCGGCATGCCGTCGCAGTATCCGCGTCTCTCGGGGCAATGGGCCGACTACACGGCGGCCCAACTGGTCGCGTTCCGCGACGAAACCCGCAAGAACAACGCGCCGATGCATACCGTGGCCTCGCGGTTGTCGGACAAGGAAATCAAGGCAGTCGCGGATTACATCGCCGGTTTGCGCTGA
- a CDS encoding cytochrome c biogenesis protein ResB, giving the protein MSISTSGMQIKGAQRWVRDGVELVSSMRFAISLLSVLAIASIVGTVLKQGDPYPNYVNQFGPFWAGVFRSIGLYTVYSSWWFLLILFFLMASTTLCIVRNAPKMVADIRSWRDHVREGSLRAFGHKAEFSGPTSRGDLLPRLTGYLGHRGYRFVVRERDGATLVAAKAGAINKIGYIFAHSAIVIICLGGLVDSDLLIRVQMALFGKSPLQGNAVISQIPETHRLSPNNPAFRGYSFVPEGGKSTTAILNFQDGSVVQDLPFSIELKKFHVDYYSTGMPKLFASDIVVTDPETGKTMDATVKVNEPFIFKGVAIYQSSFEDGGSKLKLTGYPMHGASDRTFAFSGDIGGSTQLRGGVAGKDEYTVEFSDFRAINVENISNGGGERDVRGVARKSLRDDLSAQLGSGARTDLSKDLRNVGPSVQYKVRDRSGQAKEYRNYMLPILVGDGERVFMTGVRDTPDGPFQYLRIPADADGSVKQWMLLRAALQDDSARAEAARRFAAQSLPAQTSTTLRDQLQESAKRELDLFAGVIPASKTSQTKGGLQAIAEFVNEKVPQEQQSAAADMFRRILDGTVWQLWQVAREQAGQPAMTPSPENERFVHTATNALSDNFLYDAPVFLQLDSFEQIQASVFQLTRSPGKKIVYLGSLLLVLGIFSMFYVRERRLWMWLKDTPDGGSSVLMAVSTTRRTLDFEKEFARTKAEIDEIVTKR; this is encoded by the coding sequence ATGAGCATCAGTACCTCCGGAATGCAGATCAAAGGCGCGCAACGATGGGTGCGCGACGGTGTCGAGCTGGTCAGCTCGATGCGCTTTGCCATCAGCCTGCTGAGCGTGCTTGCCATTGCCAGCATCGTTGGCACCGTGCTCAAGCAGGGCGATCCGTATCCCAACTACGTCAATCAGTTCGGTCCATTCTGGGCCGGCGTCTTTCGCTCAATCGGCCTGTACACGGTGTACAGCTCGTGGTGGTTCCTGCTGATCCTCTTCTTCCTCATGGCGTCGACGACGCTGTGTATCGTGCGCAACGCGCCGAAGATGGTCGCGGACATTCGTAGTTGGCGCGATCACGTGCGCGAGGGTAGCTTGCGCGCCTTCGGTCACAAGGCGGAGTTCTCCGGGCCGACCTCGCGGGGCGACCTGCTGCCGCGCCTCACGGGCTATCTCGGACATCGGGGTTACCGTTTCGTCGTGCGTGAGCGCGATGGCGCCACACTCGTCGCGGCCAAGGCGGGCGCGATCAACAAGATCGGCTACATCTTCGCTCACAGTGCCATTGTCATCATTTGTCTGGGGGGGCTGGTCGACAGCGATCTGCTGATTCGTGTGCAGATGGCGCTGTTCGGCAAATCGCCTTTGCAGGGCAATGCGGTGATCTCGCAGATTCCGGAAACGCATCGTCTTTCGCCGAATAATCCTGCGTTCCGCGGTTATTCGTTCGTGCCCGAAGGTGGCAAATCGACCACGGCGATCTTGAATTTCCAGGATGGCTCGGTCGTGCAGGATCTGCCGTTCTCCATCGAACTGAAGAAATTCCACGTCGACTACTATTCGACGGGTATGCCCAAGCTGTTCGCAAGCGATATCGTGGTCACCGACCCCGAGACCGGCAAGACGATGGATGCGACGGTGAAGGTCAACGAGCCGTTCATCTTCAAGGGTGTGGCGATCTATCAGTCGAGCTTCGAGGACGGTGGGAGCAAGCTGAAGCTGACCGGATATCCGATGCACGGCGCCTCGGACCGCACGTTCGCCTTCTCGGGCGACATTGGCGGCTCCACGCAACTGCGCGGCGGCGTGGCGGGCAAAGATGAATACACCGTCGAGTTCAGCGACTTTCGCGCAATCAACGTCGAGAACATCAGCAACGGCGGTGGCGAACGCGACGTGCGCGGCGTGGCCCGCAAGTCGTTGCGTGACGACCTGAGCGCACAGCTCGGCTCGGGCGCCCGCACGGATCTGAGCAAGGATCTGCGCAACGTAGGACCGTCGGTGCAATACAAGGTGCGCGATCGCAGCGGGCAGGCGAAGGAGTACCGCAACTACATGCTGCCGATTCTGGTGGGCGACGGCGAGCGTGTCTTCATGACGGGCGTGCGCGACACGCCGGACGGCCCGTTCCAGTACTTGCGCATTCCGGCGGACGCCGACGGTTCGGTCAAGCAATGGATGCTGCTGCGCGCCGCCCTTCAGGACGATAGTGCGCGTGCCGAAGCTGCTCGCCGTTTCGCCGCACAATCGCTGCCGGCGCAGACGTCGACGACGCTTCGCGATCAGTTGCAAGAGAGCGCCAAGCGCGAACTGGACCTGTTTGCCGGTGTGATTCCGGCAAGCAAAACGAGCCAGACGAAGGGCGGCTTGCAGGCGATTGCCGAGTTCGTGAACGAGAAGGTGCCGCAGGAGCAGCAATCCGCCGCCGCAGATATGTTCCGTCGCATTCTCGACGGTACGGTCTGGCAATTGTGGCAAGTCGCTCGCGAACAGGCCGGGCAGCCCGCCATGACGCCCTCGCCGGAGAACGAGCGCTTCGTGCACACGGCCACTAACGCGCTGTCCGACAACTTCCTGTACGACGCACCGGTCTTCCTGCAACTCGATTCGTTCGAACAGATCCAGGCGAGCGTCTTCCAGCTCACGCGCTCGCCCGGCAAGAAGATCGTGTATCTTGGCAGCTTGCTGCTGGTACTCGGCATCTTCTCGATGTTCTATGTACGAGAGCGGCGTCTGTGGATGTGGCTCAAGGACACACCGGACGGTGGCAGTTCGGTATTGATGGCCGTGTCGACGACACGCCGCACATTGGATTTCGAAAAGGAATTCGCCCGCACGAAGGCGGAGATCGACGAGATCGTCACGAAACGATGA
- the ccsB gene encoding c-type cytochrome biogenesis protein CcsB, with amino-acid sequence MELTQSYSEASWLRRRSIGDWLFALALAIGAGFALNRYGHYMDYYEHTILVLSVPTFALLGWHWRSVRWLMAGIAILALSGIGLYQHDLARADQAFLLKYFLSSQSAILWMSALFFLATIFYWGGLIARSPFGASVGSSLCWAAVLLGFTGMMVRWYESYLVGADVGHIPISNLYEVFVLFCLITALFYLYYERRYETRSLGPFVLLVISAAVGFNLWYSVARSAYEIQPLVPALQSWWMKIHVPANFIGYGTFALAAMVSVAYLLKSGENKRLAAAGKPLDSGFFSSRLPSLELLDDVMYKAIAVGFAFFTIATILGALWAADAWGGYWSWDPKETWALIVWLNYAAWLHMRLMKGLRGAVAAWWSLTGLLITTFAFLGVNMFLSGLHSYGQL; translated from the coding sequence ATGGAGTTAACGCAAAGCTATTCGGAAGCCTCATGGCTGCGCCGCCGCAGCATCGGCGACTGGTTGTTTGCACTGGCCCTGGCGATCGGCGCGGGCTTTGCCCTCAATCGCTACGGCCACTACATGGATTACTACGAGCACACGATTCTGGTGCTCTCGGTACCCACCTTCGCGCTGCTCGGCTGGCATTGGCGATCCGTGCGCTGGCTGATGGCCGGGATCGCCATTCTCGCGCTCTCGGGCATTGGCTTGTATCAACATGATCTGGCGCGTGCCGATCAGGCGTTCCTCCTCAAGTACTTCCTCTCCAGTCAGTCGGCCATCCTGTGGATGAGCGCGCTGTTCTTCCTGGCGACGATTTTCTACTGGGGTGGCCTGATTGCACGTTCGCCGTTCGGCGCGAGTGTGGGCTCGTCGTTGTGCTGGGCGGCGGTGCTGCTCGGCTTCACCGGCATGATGGTGCGCTGGTACGAGTCGTATCTGGTGGGGGCCGACGTTGGCCACATTCCAATCTCGAACCTGTACGAAGTTTTCGTGCTCTTCTGCCTAATCACGGCGCTGTTCTATCTCTACTACGAGCGCCGTTATGAAACCCGCTCGCTCGGACCGTTCGTGCTGCTCGTGATCAGCGCGGCAGTCGGTTTCAACCTCTGGTACAGCGTAGCGCGCAGTGCCTATGAGATTCAGCCGCTGGTGCCGGCGTTGCAAAGCTGGTGGATGAAGATCCACGTGCCGGCGAACTTCATCGGTTACGGCACGTTCGCCCTTGCGGCGATGGTCTCGGTGGCATATCTGCTCAAGTCTGGCGAAAACAAGCGTCTGGCTGCGGCCGGCAAGCCGCTCGACAGCGGTTTCTTCTCATCGCGCCTGCCGTCGCTCGAATTGCTCGACGACGTGATGTACAAGGCCATCGCGGTGGGCTTCGCGTTCTTCACGATCGCCACGATTCTCGGTGCGTTGTGGGCTGCCGACGCGTGGGGTGGCTACTGGAGCTGGGACCCGAAGGAAACGTGGGCGCTGATCGTCTGGCTGAACTACGCCGCGTGGCTGCACATGCGTCTGATGAAGGGGCTGCGTGGTGCCGTGGCGGCGTGGTGGTCGCTGACTGGGCTGCTGATCACGACGTTCGCGTTCCTCGGTGTGAACATGTTCCTCTCGGGGTTGCACAGCTACGGACAGCTCTGA
- the msrP gene encoding protein-methionine-sulfoxide reductase catalytic subunit MsrP, producing the protein MGTSKSRLRGEDIPASSITPREAVTARRRFLRVSGAGLTGLGGAALGVLPHGMAFAADSPGTGLAKLTAPRNTRYVLTDKPTDIKDVTTYNNFYEFGTDKSDPARRASTLKPRPWQVAIEGEVKQPKVYDIDALLKLAPLEERVYRHRCVEGWSMVIPWIGYSLAELIRQVQPTGNAKYVEFVTLADPKQMPGLSYPVLSWPYVEGLRMDEAMHPLSLLTFGLYGEVLPNQNGAPVRMVVPWKYGFKSAKSIVKIRFVEKMPLTSWHRAAPDEYGFYSNVNPDVDHPRWSQATERRIGDGGIFTPKRKTLMFNGYGEQVAGLYQGMDLRKFF; encoded by the coding sequence ATGGGTACGAGCAAATCGCGTCTGCGTGGCGAAGACATTCCGGCGAGCAGCATCACGCCGCGTGAGGCCGTCACGGCGCGGCGGCGCTTCTTGCGCGTGTCCGGCGCGGGATTGACGGGATTGGGCGGTGCCGCCCTCGGCGTGCTGCCGCACGGCATGGCGTTCGCTGCCGATAGCCCCGGCACCGGCCTCGCAAAACTGACGGCGCCGCGCAACACCCGCTATGTGCTTACCGACAAGCCGACCGACATCAAAGACGTCACCACCTACAACAACTTCTACGAATTCGGGACCGACAAGTCCGATCCGGCACGTCGGGCGAGCACGCTCAAGCCGCGGCCGTGGCAAGTCGCTATCGAAGGCGAGGTGAAGCAGCCGAAGGTCTACGACATCGATGCGCTGCTCAAACTTGCCCCGCTCGAGGAGCGCGTCTATCGCCACCGCTGCGTCGAGGGTTGGTCGATGGTGATTCCGTGGATCGGCTACTCGCTCGCTGAACTCATCAGGCAAGTCCAGCCCACGGGCAATGCGAAGTATGTGGAGTTCGTGACGCTGGCCGATCCGAAACAGATGCCGGGCCTTTCGTACCCCGTACTGAGTTGGCCCTACGTGGAAGGCCTGCGCATGGACGAAGCAATGCATCCGCTTTCCCTGCTGACGTTCGGCCTGTATGGCGAAGTGCTGCCGAATCAGAATGGGGCGCCGGTGCGCATGGTGGTGCCGTGGAAGTACGGATTCAAGAGTGCCAAATCCATCGTGAAGATCCGTTTCGTCGAGAAAATGCCGCTGACGAGTTGGCATCGCGCCGCTCCGGACGAGTATGGTTTTTACTCCAACGTGAATCCCGACGTCGATCATCCGCGGTGGAGTCAGGCGACCGAGCGGCGCATCGGCGATGGCGGCATCTTCACACCCAAGCGCAAGACGCTGATGTTCAACGGGTACGGTGAGCAGGTCGCCGGCCTGTATCAGGGCATGGACCTGCGTAAATTCTTCTGA
- a CDS encoding protein-methionine-sulfoxide reductase heme-binding subunit MsrQ → MSITPSGSSEARDLSDSGDVPGATAADKPARAAGRATSRVQRWMPWAKVAVFLLAMVPLLRLVAYGLMDRLGANPVEFITRSTGTWTLVMLCITLAITPVRRVSGQAWLLRFRRMLGLFACFYGALHFATYFWLDQWFDWTSILRDVSGKRPFITVGFAAFVLMVALALTSPHAIVRRMGAKRWQRLHRLIYAIAVLAILHYWWMKAGKNDLAQPAIYAIVMTALLGARLFWALRRQRGQALSGNSRSPANNDSTVSRSRTR, encoded by the coding sequence GTGTCGATCACGCCATCCGGGTCGAGCGAAGCGCGCGACTTGAGCGATTCGGGCGACGTGCCCGGCGCTACCGCTGCCGATAAGCCTGCTCGCGCGGCCGGCCGCGCGACGTCACGCGTGCAACGCTGGATGCCGTGGGCGAAAGTGGCTGTATTCCTGTTGGCGATGGTGCCGTTGCTGCGGCTCGTCGCCTATGGACTGATGGATAGGCTGGGTGCGAATCCTGTCGAGTTCATTACCCGCTCGACAGGTACCTGGACGCTGGTGATGCTCTGCATCACGCTCGCGATCACGCCGGTGCGTCGCGTGTCGGGACAGGCGTGGCTACTGCGCTTTCGCCGCATGCTCGGGCTGTTCGCGTGCTTCTACGGCGCGCTGCATTTCGCAACGTACTTCTGGCTGGATCAGTGGTTCGACTGGACGAGTATCCTGCGCGACGTGTCGGGCAAGCGTCCGTTCATTACCGTGGGATTCGCGGCGTTCGTGCTGATGGTGGCGCTGGCGCTGACGTCGCCGCATGCGATCGTGCGACGCATGGGCGCAAAGCGCTGGCAGCGGCTGCATCGCCTGATTTACGCGATTGCCGTGCTGGCGATTCTGCACTACTGGTGGATGAAGGCGGGCAAGAACGATCTTGCCCAGCCGGCGATCTATGCGATCGTGATGACAGCCTTGCTCGGCGCCCGTCTGTTCTGGGCGCTTCGCAGGCAGCGGGGTCAGGCGTTGTCGGGCAACAGCCGTTCGCCGGCGAACAACGATTCGACCGTCTCACGTTCGCGCACGAGGTAA
- the lysA gene encoding diaminopimelate decarboxylase: MSDAIFSYRDDVLHAENVALPALAERFGTPLYVYSKAALTNAYQAYAKACEGRNAAVHYAAKANSNLAVLGVFAKLGAGFDIVSAGELARVIAAGGDPKRAVFSGVGKHADEMRYALEKDVFCFNVESRPELDRLNDVAGQAGKRARVSLRVNPNVDAKTHPYISTGLRGNKFGVAYEEAFDAYRAAAAMPNLEVVGIDCHIGSQITEISPYLDATDKILDLVEKLETAGISLHHVDVGGGLGITYTDETPPDITAFATTLLDHIAKRGHGHRQVLFEPGRSLVGNAGVLLTRVEFLKHGETKNFAIVDAAMNDLARPAMYEAYHGIDPVVRRAADAVTYDVVGPVCESGDWLGRDRALAIGPDDLLAIRSAGAYGFTMSSNYNTRPRAAEVMVDGNEAYLVRERETVESLFAGERLLPDNA; the protein is encoded by the coding sequence ATGTCCGACGCCATCTTCTCCTACCGCGACGACGTGCTCCACGCCGAGAACGTTGCTCTGCCCGCCCTCGCCGAGCGTTTCGGTACGCCGCTGTATGTCTATTCGAAAGCGGCCCTGACGAACGCTTATCAGGCTTACGCCAAAGCCTGCGAAGGCCGCAACGCCGCCGTGCACTACGCCGCCAAGGCCAACTCGAACCTCGCCGTGCTCGGCGTGTTCGCCAAGCTTGGCGCGGGTTTCGACATCGTGTCGGCCGGTGAACTCGCTCGCGTGATCGCGGCAGGTGGCGATCCGAAGCGCGCCGTGTTCTCGGGCGTCGGCAAGCACGCAGACGAGATGCGCTACGCGCTGGAAAAGGATGTTTTCTGCTTTAACGTGGAATCGCGTCCGGAACTCGACCGGCTCAATGACGTGGCCGGGCAGGCCGGCAAGCGCGCGCGGGTATCGCTACGTGTGAACCCGAACGTCGACGCCAAGACGCACCCGTATATCTCCACAGGTCTGCGCGGCAACAAGTTCGGCGTGGCCTACGAAGAAGCCTTCGACGCCTATCGCGCCGCGGCGGCCATGCCAAACCTCGAAGTCGTCGGCATCGACTGCCATATCGGCTCGCAAATCACGGAAATTTCGCCGTATCTCGACGCCACCGACAAGATTCTCGATCTCGTCGAAAAGCTTGAAACTGCGGGAATCTCACTGCACCACGTCGACGTTGGCGGTGGCCTGGGCATCACCTACACGGACGAAACGCCGCCCGACATCACCGCATTCGCCACCACGCTGCTCGATCACATCGCCAAGCGCGGCCATGGCCATCGTCAGGTGCTGTTCGAACCGGGCCGCTCGCTCGTCGGTAATGCCGGCGTGCTGCTCACGCGCGTGGAATTCCTCAAGCACGGCGAGACGAAGAATTTCGCCATCGTCGATGCGGCCATGAACGATCTCGCACGCCCGGCGATGTACGAGGCCTATCACGGGATCGATCCGGTGGTGCGTCGGGCCGCCGATGCCGTGACCTACGACGTCGTGGGCCCCGTTTGCGAAAGCGGCGACTGGCTCGGCCGCGATCGTGCGCTGGCCATCGGCCCGGACGACCTGCTCGCGATCCGCTCGGCAGGTGCCTACGGCTTCACGATGAGCTCCAACTACAACACGCGTCCGCGTGCCGCCGAAGTCATGGTCGACGGCAACGAGGCTTACCTCGTGCGCGAACGTGAGACGGTCGAATCGTTGTTCGCCGGCGAACGGCTGTTGCCCGACAACGCCTGA
- the lptM gene encoding LPS translocon maturation chaperone LptM, with translation MLNSTLCVIVRMPHHAAIPPMTAPIRTCAIVASIALLSVLAGCGQAGPLYLPARPAKPAPPPGAPLPPPQRVPEPQRGPSVDVPPAASVPAAKPE, from the coding sequence ATGCTAAACTCCACGCTTTGCGTCATCGTTCGCATGCCGCACCACGCGGCGATACCCCCAATGACTGCACCTATTCGAACCTGCGCGATTGTAGCCTCGATTGCCCTTTTGAGCGTGTTAGCGGGCTGCGGTCAGGCCGGGCCGCTGTACCTGCCCGCCCGGCCGGCGAAACCAGCACCGCCGCCGGGGGCGCCTTTGCCGCCGCCGCAGCGCGTGCCCGAGCCGCAGCGCGGGCCTTCGGTCGATGTGCCGCCGGCCGCTTCAGTGCCTGCGGCCAAACCGGAATAA
- the cyaY gene encoding iron donor protein CyaY, whose product MTESEFLALAEAVLAQVEAAVEGSDVDIDCERTGNVLTLEFEDGSKIIVNLQTPMSEIWVAARSGGFHYRLKGDEWRDTRDDSELFEALSRFASQQAGETVTLQAD is encoded by the coding sequence ATGACGGAAAGTGAATTCCTGGCGCTCGCCGAGGCAGTCTTGGCGCAGGTGGAGGCGGCTGTCGAGGGCAGCGACGTAGATATCGATTGCGAACGCACGGGCAACGTCCTGACGCTCGAATTCGAGGACGGCAGCAAGATCATCGTCAATCTGCAAACGCCGATGAGCGAAATCTGGGTGGCCGCGCGCTCTGGCGGCTTCCACTACCGCCTCAAGGGTGACGAGTGGCGTGACACCCGCGACGATTCCGAACTGTTCGAAGCGCTGTCGCGCTTTGCGTCGCAACAGGCGGGCGAGACGGTCACGTTACAAGCCGACTGA